The Bernardetia sp. ABR2-2B DNA window CTTCTGGGCGAATATCATTTTGTGTTTCGTACTGTTTTTGTGCTTGTTTTTGGACTTTTCGCAATAAAATTTTAGCCAAAAACTTCATTATCTTATCTGAAAAGGCATATAAAACATATAAAATAATGACCGAAATAATAAGAAATTTCATAATGAATGAAAATTGGGAGTTAGGAAATAGGAACTGATAATGATAACTAATAAATTATAAAATCGTTTTACAAAAATCCATAATCTGTGAAGTTGCACCTGTGTTTTGAATAACGTATTCTCTCGTGATTTCGTTAATCTGTTCTCTAAAATACTCGTCTGTAAAAAGGTTTTTTAATAATTCTTCTAATTCTTTTTGATTGGAAACAGCAAAAGCTCCCTTTTTTTCTAGTAAATCAGTTGCTTCTTTGAAGTTTTGATACTTTTTATTTCCAAAAATAATAGGCATTCCAAAAGTAGCAGCTTCTAAAATATTGTGTAACCCTTTTCCAAAAGCACCACCAATATAAGCCACATAACCATAGCTATAAATCGAAGATAAAAGCCCAATATTATCAATAATCAAAACATCAGCTTTCTGTAATTTTTGAATGCTATTTTTATCTTCCAAATTAACTTTCGAATAACGCTGACTTTTCAAAAAACTAAAGGCTTGTTCTATGTGCTGAATATCAGATTCTGCAATGTTATGAGGTGCGATGACTAATTTTATTCTTGCAATCTCATCGTTAGTTTTGTGTTTGAAATTAGCTTCATTTTCCAACTTGCTCTTTACCATACTCTTACACGTCGGAGCAAGAAGGTCAATATCCTCTTTCCAAGAACTTCCTATTACCAAAACTTTATCTTGTCCAATAAACTTTTCTAAAATGGGTAGCTCTTTTTGCTGTGAAACAATAGTTGCTACTCTATCAAAACGAGTATCTCCTGTGATGCTGACATTCTGAATATTTATGCTTTCTAATAGTTTTTTGGAAGATTCGTTTTGCACAAAAAAGTGTGTAAAACGCCTAAGCATCTTTTCAGAAAATGTATTGCCCTTAAAAAAATGTTGTTCTGCTCTGAAAATTGTAGAAACAGAAAAAAGTGGAATATTACGTCTCCAAGTTTCTTCAATGAAATGATGCCAAAACTCATACTTTACAAAAAAGACAACTTTTGGTTTTACAGTTTTGATAAAAAACTCAGCATTTTTCTTTGTATCTATTGGTAGGTAAGTAATTATACCAGCTTTATCATAGTTTTTACGAATTTCATAGCCACTTGGAGAAAAGAACGTCAGAAGAATTTTATAATGAGGATATTCTTCTTTGAAAGCTTCTATTAATGGTCTTCCTTGTTCAAACTCACCCAAAGATGCACAATGAAACCACGCCACAGGCTGCTTTATT harbors:
- a CDS encoding glycosyltransferase N-terminal domain-containing protein, encoding MKSWLYDASLWGYWQGIKIAAPFLEKASLFKEGRKNWKTELQEKFKKIKQPVAWFHCASLGEFEQGRPLIEAFKEEYPHYKILLTFFSPSGYEIRKNYDKAGIITYLPIDTKKNAEFFIKTVKPKVVFFVKYEFWHHFIEETWRRNIPLFSVSTIFRAEQHFFKGNTFSEKMLRRFTHFFVQNESSKKLLESINIQNVSITGDTRFDRVATIVSQQKELPILEKFIGQDKVLVIGSSWKEDIDLLAPTCKSMVKSKLENEANFKHKTNDEIARIKLVIAPHNIAESDIQHIEQAFSFLKSQRYSKVNLEDKNSIQKLQKADVLIIDNIGLLSSIYSYGYVAYIGGAFGKGLHNILEAATFGMPIIFGNKKYQNFKEATDLLEKKGAFAVSNQKELEELLKNLFTDEYFREQINEITREYVIQNTGATSQIMDFCKTIL